The window ACAATATGGGTTTATCTTCGTCACTGGTTTCTCCCAGTGTTAAGACCATCAGGTCATAACCGCCAAAACCATTCACTTTTTCCCAGGAATCGCCGATATCCTGCCATTGCACCAGATTTGGATGAGCTTCGGCCATTTGTTGCGCCGCACGATAGGTTGCTTCAACCGTCTTGTAGCAAGGGAAATGCTCAATGGTGTCACTACCTGAATCTGCATCGGCATTGATATCACCCTGATATAATATCGCCTGCCCGGCCGGGATCAGTGAACTCCAACCCTTAACCTGATTTATCTGTTCCCCCTGCCATTGACTGGCAGGACTAACCTGCACACCAGCGCCAGTTAAGTCAGCTATCTGTTTTGCGTTTAATTGCAAAATTAATCCCGCTTCTGTCGAGCCTTCCAACTGATTGTGATAGGAGATTTTTACCCGATTCAACAAGGCTTGGTTGTTGCTGCTAACCAGGTAAAATTGTTGAGTTTGCAGGTACTCGATTCGATTTTTCTGAAACGTCGACAAGGTGTGTGGATTTGAGCTTGCCATCGTTCCCACGGAAAGGGCCGACAACACCGCAGCGGCACAAAAAGATTTCACAGACATAAGATGTAATTATTATTCGTTATAGTACGAAAAATCATACTGAATTCTTGTTCAGGACTTAATACGAGAAAAGCTGAGATTTGTAGCAATTTGTAGCATTTTTCAACACTTAATCTTTGCAAAAATACCGTTATCTTTCCGCTTTACGCCAATATCCATCCGCCTTACATGCTTGTTAACTGACTAATTTTTTGTATGAGTGGATAAAACCATGGTGAATTCAGCGGATGACAATAACCAAAGGTGTGCTAGTATGGTTCTGCCCTGCAAATCAGGGTCAACAATCATTCGTGCCCTCACCATACAAGAATGGATAAATATTAATAACAACAAGGACATCTGTGTTTATGAAACGAGCGCTATTATTTTCCGCTGTAATTTTTCTCTCTGCGTGTGGCGGAGATAGCAAGGATGAAGAGTCAGAAATCAATTTGCAAAAACTTATCTCAGAGAACCAGCAGCTTTGGCAATCCCAGGAGCTGATGGACTATCAATTTACCATGCAGGTTAGATTCACCGATTGCCCAGTAACCGACGAGATACCGGCAATAACCTATCGAGTGGAAGATAATGAGATCGTCGATGCATTTATGACCGAGACAGGTGTGGATATCGATTTCGAAGATGCGTTAACGATTAGCGATTGGTTTTTCGCCTTCTATGCGATTTTACTCGATGACGAAATTACTCTGACCGCCTCTAGCAATGATGATAGTCCACCGGTGTTTGATAGCACATTAGGTTACCCAGTAAACTTTGCGATCGATTATTCTTCGGAACAATGCGATAGCTATGAATACAGAATTTTCGATTTTAACTAATTGCAGACTTTAGCAAAGCCGGGGTGACCCGGCTTTTTGTTAACACTATTGCACAGTGCTTAACAACTGCTGCATATAAGCAAGGGCAATGCTTTCACCCAGATTATTTGCCGTCACCTGAGTATTATAATCATTCAATTCTACGGTTATCGACGGTATATCATAGCGTTCATAAAAGTATCTTTTCGCCGTATTCAGATTCGGGTTGTGCGACCCCTTTCTAGCCATTAATTCAGGAGCTGAAGTACTCTGTAACAGGCTATTTATCGCCTTATGGAAACCATCAGCAAATAGCGGGTACCGACTCTGACCATCTTTTTGCGTGTAAAGAATATTTTTTTTGGTGGAATGAAAATCAAGCATAGATACCATGTCGTTATCACCGATAAACGCTTCAATCGCTGCTATCGCCTGACTGGTTTCTGGTTGTTTAAATGGTCCCCAATCTCGGTTTAAATCCACAAAGTTTTCATTTAATCGCCAAAATCCGTTATCCACCCCATCAGGATTTAAGTTCGGCAGAACAAGTATGTTAAATTTTTCCCGAAAGTTTTTAGCAACGACTTGATCAGACAACAAGGTTTCAATAAAGCTTTGTAACGCCAATGCCCCGGTAACTTCTGGTGGATGCTGTCGTCCAAGAATAACAATCGAGTGTTCTGCTTGCGGGTTAACAAGCGTTATCGAAGGTAATGGTCTGCCAGATGTTGATTTTCCAATCGAAGGAGCCATCAGCCCGGAAAACTGACTTTGCAATTGCCCAATCCACCGTTGATAATCTTGATTATCAACAACCGGCTGCGCTGCGATATAAACATCACCCGGTTGTGAAATCGTCAGTTGCAAACGTCTGCCCTCAGATTGCACTTCTACATTTTTTGGGGACAGCGACTTCCAGTGAATTCTGTCACTACTGATTTTCGGCCAGTAGCGATAATCGTATGTGCCAAAATCCAGTTCAACGACCACTGCTTGTTTATCGGTTCCAGCAACGTTAAACGCATACCAGGGACTAGGATTGATAGGTTCTGACTCTGGAGATAGTTTAACGAGGAAAGTACCATTGCTGTTTAGCTGACAATACTGAAACTGACCGGTTGCAAAGTTCTTACTTATTACCGTTGAACCATCTGAGCACTGAGCATTTTCGAGCAGACTAGTGTCTGTCTGGCCATCCATCGAGGCACCACAACCCGACAAGATAAATATCAGGGAAGTCAATACCATATATGGATTCGCATGTTTGTTAGATGATTTTATCTGCATTAATATTGCCTGCTTTTATTCCATTGCCACTTGTTTAAATTCACTGACTACCTGCCAGGCGATAGCCTGCAGTTTTTCCACATCAGCTCGAGGTAATCCAGGGTTATAATTCAAACCCTGAGGGGATTTGCCCTGCAACACCGCGTAAAACACGCACGCTGCTAAATAAGTTCCCGCCAGGCTAGGATGTTTAAGGTTTTCTGAATAACGAATTTTGCCTTGCTTATCAAAACCAATGATATCAGCGACGTAGAGATTGATATTCGGGTAAGTTGCGCGAACTTTATCAAAAGCCAATCCAACCGGTGCAATACGCAAACCATTAACACCTGCCGCCTGCTCATAGCCTTTGACGATACCACTAAGCATATTGGGCTTATTGCGATATGCCCAGGTCATAAAAAGTATTGGCTCAGCGCCACTTGCACGGGCTTGTTTTGACAGCGTTTCTACCGACTGGAAAAAGCTCAATTGCGTTGATTGACGAATTGCCCCTGTGGAGTGTTCCTGCAATACCACGACGTCAAATGTTTCTTCCCCCTGACTCGCCAATACGGCCGAAACCGCATCCATCTGTTCTACCAACCGACCGCCAGAAAGTGTAAGCAATCGATTTCCATGCTCGCCTTTTTGCCAGTCGCCTGCAGCCTTGATTAAGCTCGAATAATGATTATGAATACCATTGTTGAAATAACTAAAACTATTGCCGACAAACAAAGCCCGTTCGACAACTTGAGCAGTGCTATCTCGATTTTGCGGCTGTTTAGAATCGGTCGCCAAGGTACTGGTGGAGATCAGCAACATCAGCATCGCTATCGCAACATTTGATTTCAGTTTCATTTGTTCATTCCAACATTCACCTGAAGAAAAACCGTTTGTTTTTCAACTTAGCAGATTCAAATCTATCTGGTAAAGCAATTTAAAAATAGGGGTTTTTGGTCGGTAAATCGTTTATAACCCTAACGACGTTACTGAAAAAATCTGGCAATTAATAATGATATCTAAATCCTTTCTTGGGTTGGCTTTGCTGCTGTTTTTATGCTCTGGAGCTTATGCCAAGAAACCGGTAGAAAGCGTGTTTACCGAACGTTATGCAACTCAACAAATTTTATCCATTGAAGCCGCACTGGCGAGAGCTCAGGCTGAATTGGGTATCA is drawn from Thalassotalea sp. PS06 and contains these coding sequences:
- a CDS encoding DUF6174 domain-containing protein; translation: MKRALLFSAVIFLSACGGDSKDEESEINLQKLISENQQLWQSQELMDYQFTMQVRFTDCPVTDEIPAITYRVEDNEIVDAFMTETGVDIDFEDALTISDWFFAFYAILLDDEITLTASSNDDSPPVFDSTLGYPVNFAIDYSSEQCDSYEYRIFDFN
- a CDS encoding M14 family metallopeptidase — encoded protein: MQIKSSNKHANPYMVLTSLIFILSGCGASMDGQTDTSLLENAQCSDGSTVISKNFATGQFQYCQLNSNGTFLVKLSPESEPINPSPWYAFNVAGTDKQAVVVELDFGTYDYRYWPKISSDRIHWKSLSPKNVEVQSEGRRLQLTISQPGDVYIAAQPVVDNQDYQRWIGQLQSQFSGLMAPSIGKSTSGRPLPSITLVNPQAEHSIVILGRQHPPEVTGALALQSFIETLLSDQVVAKNFREKFNILVLPNLNPDGVDNGFWRLNENFVDLNRDWGPFKQPETSQAIAAIEAFIGDNDMVSMLDFHSTKKNILYTQKDGQSRYPLFADGFHKAINSLLQSTSAPELMARKGSHNPNLNTAKRYFYERYDIPSITVELNDYNTQVTANNLGESIALAYMQQLLSTVQ
- a CDS encoding DUF4886 domain-containing protein is translated as MKLKSNVAIAMLMLLISTSTLATDSKQPQNRDSTAQVVERALFVGNSFSYFNNGIHNHYSSLIKAAGDWQKGEHGNRLLTLSGGRLVEQMDAVSAVLASQGEETFDVVVLQEHSTGAIRQSTQLSFFQSVETLSKQARASGAEPILFMTWAYRNKPNMLSGIVKGYEQAAGVNGLRIAPVGLAFDKVRATYPNINLYVADIIGFDKQGKIRYSENLKHPSLAGTYLAACVFYAVLQGKSPQGLNYNPGLPRADVEKLQAIAWQVVSEFKQVAME